A genomic stretch from Ferrimicrobium sp. includes:
- a CDS encoding CTP synthase produces MTKHIFVTGGVASSLGKGITASSIGRLLKARGLRVTMQKLDPYINVDPGTMNPFEHGEVFVTADGAETDLDLGHYERFVDIQLRRGSSVTTGAIYKTVIERERHGDYLGKTVQVIPHITDEIKARIHALATDDVDVVITEIGGTVGDIEILPFLEAIRQLRNEIGRDQACFVHLTLVPHIGPAQEEKTKPTQHSVAELRSRGIQPDIIVCRSDRPMSTSVRQKISMFCDVPERGVVTAIDIDNLLAVPLLLHDQGLDDYLVELLHLDGLAQPELGEWADLARRASSPLRDVRIGIIGKYVDHADAYLSVVEALRHGGLHHDAKVAIEWISAEEVTPMMADSFFDGIDGVVIPGGFGPRGIEGKISAAMVARERAIPCLGICLGLQVMVVEVARHLGDMPDAHSTEFDPETSFPVIDLMDDQRELTDLGGTMRLGTYPARLEAGSLVHALYGSEVVYERHRHRFEVNQRFHGRLRTTGLALSGFSPDGRLVEYIELPGHPFWVGTQAHPEFQSRPNRPHPLFAGLIGAALAFAKEH; encoded by the coding sequence TTGACTAAGCACATTTTTGTCACTGGCGGCGTTGCGAGTTCGTTGGGGAAGGGCATCACGGCATCCTCGATTGGGCGACTGCTCAAGGCCCGTGGACTGCGGGTCACCATGCAAAAGCTAGATCCATACATCAACGTCGATCCTGGAACCATGAATCCCTTTGAACACGGTGAAGTCTTCGTGACGGCGGACGGCGCGGAAACAGATCTCGATCTCGGTCACTATGAGCGCTTCGTCGATATTCAACTCCGGCGCGGTTCTTCTGTCACGACCGGTGCGATTTACAAAACCGTGATCGAGCGGGAACGCCACGGTGACTATCTCGGCAAGACCGTGCAAGTCATCCCCCACATCACCGACGAGATCAAGGCTCGGATTCATGCACTCGCTACCGACGATGTCGACGTGGTGATAACGGAGATCGGAGGAACGGTTGGAGACATTGAGATTCTACCGTTCCTCGAGGCCATCCGCCAGCTTCGTAACGAGATAGGACGGGATCAAGCCTGCTTTGTCCATCTCACCCTTGTCCCCCATATCGGTCCCGCACAAGAGGAGAAGACCAAGCCAACCCAGCACTCCGTTGCTGAGTTGCGCTCGCGAGGCATCCAGCCCGACATCATTGTCTGTCGTTCGGACCGGCCAATGTCAACATCGGTACGCCAGAAAATCTCCATGTTCTGCGATGTTCCGGAGCGAGGGGTGGTCACCGCCATCGATATTGACAATCTTCTCGCTGTTCCCCTGCTACTCCATGATCAAGGGCTCGACGACTATCTTGTCGAGTTGCTGCATCTCGATGGCCTAGCACAACCGGAGCTTGGGGAGTGGGCTGACTTGGCGCGCCGGGCTTCATCGCCACTTCGTGATGTCCGCATCGGAATTATCGGGAAATATGTCGATCATGCCGATGCCTATCTCTCGGTGGTGGAGGCGCTGCGCCATGGTGGTTTGCATCACGATGCCAAGGTAGCCATCGAATGGATCTCCGCGGAGGAGGTTACTCCCATGATGGCGGATTCGTTCTTTGACGGCATCGATGGAGTCGTGATCCCCGGTGGCTTCGGACCCCGAGGGATCGAAGGAAAGATCAGCGCCGCGATGGTCGCCAGGGAGCGCGCCATTCCTTGTCTTGGGATATGTCTTGGCCTCCAGGTCATGGTTGTGGAGGTTGCTCGACATCTCGGGGATATGCCAGATGCTCATTCCACCGAGTTTGATCCTGAGACCAGTTTTCCAGTGATCGACCTGATGGATGATCAGCGTGAGCTGACCGACCTCGGTGGGACCATGAGACTTGGTACCTATCCGGCACGGTTGGAGGCTGGATCGCTTGTGCATGCCCTGTACGGCTCAGAGGTTGTCTACGAGCGCCATCGCCATCGATTTGAGGTCAACCAGCGTTTTCATGGCCGCCTCCGTACAACTGGACTCGCGCTCTCTGGCTTCTCACCCGATGGAAGGCTGGTGGAGTATATCGAACTTCCCGGCCATCCGTTCTGGGTTGGAACCCAGGCGCATCCAGAGTTTCAATCACGACCCAACCGTCCGCACCCCCTGTTCGCTGGGTTGATCGGCGCTGCGCTAGCATTTGCAAAGGAGCACTGA